Proteins found in one Zea mays cultivar B73 chromosome 1, Zm-B73-REFERENCE-NAM-5.0, whole genome shotgun sequence genomic segment:
- the LOC103643506 gene encoding xyloglucan galactosyltransferase KATAMARI1 homolog produces the protein MKPMKPSFQKDGADKVDGGTGGVLWPSRICYLVVLATTLWAVASILFPPSAFPHPLVSSVTVSHHPAPHDSASEDNRTATETADRCAGRYIYVYRLPPRFNDDIARGCRTLRPWMDMCPYMPNCGLGRLLGDEGGVFPGRGWYATDQFMLDVIFRCRMRRYECLTGDPARAAAVFVPAYASLDGGRYLWNSTATRDALALDLVAWLARRPEWRATGGRDHFLVAGRTAWDFLRKTDGDDDWGTKLLSIPAVRNMTALVLEIDPWTRSNNLAVPYPTNFHPATAADLRAWQEKARALDRRWLFSFAGAARPGSNKTVRAQIFQQCGASSRCGMFRCKKGSECEASPGAMMRLFESSTFCLQPRGDTTTRRSTFDAVVAGCIPVFFHPDSAYTQYADHIPADPERWSVLIMHTDVTDRNVSIEEALAKIPPAAVKAMREEVIRLIPRLVYADARSARADFKDAFDIALDVVLDRVAKRRRRDVDGR, from the coding sequence ATGAAGCCAATGAAGCCGAGCTTCCAGAAAGACGGCGCCGACAAGGTTGATGGCGGCACAGGTGGCGTACTCTGGCCGTCGCGGATCTGCTACCTCGTCGTTCTCGCCACCACTTTGTGGGCCGTGGCGTCCATCTTGTTCCCGCCGTCGGCGTTCCCCCACCCCCTGGTGTCCAGCGTCACCGTCAGCCACCACCCTGCTCCGCACGATTCGGCGTCGGAGGACAACCGGACCGCGACCGAGACCGCCGACCGTTGCGCGGGGCGGTACATCTACGTGTACCGCCTGCCGCCGCGCTTCAACGACGACATCGCCCGCGGCTGCCGCACGCTCCGCCCGTGGATGGACATGTGCCCGTACATGCCCAACTGCGGCCTGGGCCGCCTGCTGGGCGACGAGGGCGGCGTCTTCCCGGGCCGCGGCTGGTACGCCACCGACCAGTTCATGCTCGACGTCATCTTCCGCTGCCGGATGAGGCGCTACGAGTGCCTCACCGGCGACCCCGCCCGCGCCGCGGCCGTCTTCGTGCCGGCCTACGCCAGCCTGGACGGCGGGCGGTACCTCTGGAACAGCACCGCGACGCGGGACGCGCTGGCGCTCGACCTCGTCGCGTGGCTGGCGCGGCGCCCGGAGTGGCGCGCCACGGGCGGCCGCGACCACTTCCTGGTGGCCGGCCGGACCGCCTGGGACTTCCTCAGGAAgaccgacggcgacgacgactggGGCACCAAACTGCTCAGCATCCCGGCCGTCCGGAACATGACGGCGCTCGTCCTGGAGATCGACCCGTGGACCCGGTCCAACAACCTCGCCGTGCCTTACCCGACGAACTTCCACCCGGCCACGGCCGCCGACCTGCGCGCCTGGCAGGAGAAGGCGCGCGCGCTGGACCGCAGGTGGCTCTTCTCGTTCGCGGGGGCGGCGCGGCCCGGGAGCAACAAGACCGTCCGCGCGCAGATTTTCCAGCAGTGCGGCGCGTCGAGTCGCTGCGGGATGTTCCGGTGCAAAAAGGGGTCCGAATGCGAGGCCTCCCCGGGCGCCATGATGCGCCTCTTCGAGAGCTCCACCTTCTGCCTCCAGCCGCGCGGCGACACGACGACGCGGCGGTCCACGTTCGACGCCGTCGTCGCCGGGTGCATCCCTGTGTTCTTCCACCCCGACTCGGCGTACACGCAGTACGCGGACCACATCCCGGCGGATCCCGAGAGGTGGTCGGTGCTCATCATGCACACCGACGTGACGGACCGGAACGTGAGCATCGAGGAGGCGCTCGCCAAGATCCCGCCGGCGGCCGTGAAGGCGATGCGCGAAGAGGTGATCCGGCTCATCCCGAGATTGGTGTACGCGGACGCGAGATCGGCGCGTGCGGACTTCAAGGACGCTTTTGACATTGCGCTGGACGTCGTCCTTGACCGGGTGGCCAAGCGGCGGCGACGGGATGTGGACGGACGCTGA